The genomic segment GCACAGGCCCTGACgttcctgcagcccaggcagggccagcagcgcCTCTGCCCTCACCTTCTCAAAGCTCTTCAGGGTCACCTCGTACACCAGCTCCGCGTTGCCCTGGATGCCGAATTTTGGCTTCCCAGCCTCGCCAAAGCCGtacctgcagggcaggggaggcacTCAGAGAAGGGAAAAGCCTGATTTTCATAAATGCACACCCAGGCTGCCACCCACGGCTTTCTAGCATTTTGGGGACAGGTGATGTTACTGTCCATGAGCCTGCGGATACACAGTCCATGCACTGAGAATTGTCCCTTCTGGCTGCATCAAAGCCATATTTTCACACAGGCTTCTCTCCAGCCCTGATCATTTCCAGAGagacattttcttttcactggGCTTGGCTAAAGCCCTTtcacctgtttttttttttttttaaatcatctcAATATTCCTGTTTACATGCCACTGGTCACCCCCGCTGGTGTCCTCTGAGGCTCTCACAGAGAGTTCTATTTTCAGGATCACCATCTCCCACAAGGGCTGGAGGCTGAGACCCACTCAGAATCGCTGTGGGGACGCTCCTCACCGTGGGCTGAGGTAGAGGATGCAGTGCTCTCCCCTCTGCATCTTCTCCAGGGCCTTGTCAATGCCGATGGGGATGTCATGGTCCTCCCCTTCGCCCACCACGAACTTCACGTCCTTGCAGTCGAACCTGTGGCCACCACAGAATCCCTCCAGGTGAACTGCAGAGGGGAAAGAGGGGCAGGATAGCACCCAGAATCACCTCGGAGAAAACTGGGCTCCAAAGTGTCTTAGAAAGCATTTTATAAAGCATCTCTCCCAAAActcagcagagcctgcaggagggaagacccagggctggaggagagggaTGGGGAGGCCTTGGGAACATTGCTGAAAAGCAAGGCAGGCATATCTTGTCTAAGCAGGGACCAAACAACAGATAAACATCGTGACTAATATGTTCCCCTCGCACTCAAGTGCACGAGTCAAGCCTTACTGGAACTGGATATTGCTCCTGGCACGGCGCCACGCAGAGTTTATCACGGTGATTACAAATCCCCTATACTGTGCTATACTGCCTTGACTCCTGCCTCCACAGCAAGGCCACGTTCTCCCGACTCTGAGAACTCAAAGTACAAGataaacttttttatttttaatcttcaaCCAGGAGCCGTGCTGTTCCAGCCCCAGCGGCTGGCAGAGGCGCAGGCAGAGCGGACACCGGGTACCTGGCACATTCTGCACCTGGcactcctgcctgcctctccaCAGCAAGATTATTCTTTATTTATGCAAACCTGAAGACGTTCCAGGCTTTGGGGACGCTTTTACAACCTTTGCATTCTGCTTGCAGGGTAAAAGGCATACACACGCATGCAGGCAGGCATCAAGGAAAAGCAATTTCACAAGGAACTCCTACATATtgttgggggggggggaaagctaaaacaaacaacaacagcaaaaaaagctTTGTAAGAGGAAAAATTCACAGCTGTTCTTAAAGGTTTTGCAGCCTGCAAAGACATGAGATTACCTTTGTTTGAGGGGAACAGGATGCAGCCTGAGGTGCTGCAGGGCACTGAGCATCCTGCTGTGGTGCCAGGTGAGAGGCAGGATAATCTGGGCACCAGAAACAGCCACGAGGgtctgggctctgctcaggagagctgcagcctgggctgaaGGAAATCCGAGCCCATCCCCTGCCCTGGATCCCTCAGAAGTCCCTGGGACACATCCTGCACCCATCACTGGTGCACGGTGACCACGGCAGTCAGGCTGCTGTGAGCTCACCCAGCTTGACATAAGGACAAAAAGCAAATCCACCTCCACCAGGGACAACCTCTGCTCTTGCACTACTCAAAAACCAAGCTGGCTGGTTCTTTAGGCACAGGAAATGTGGAAAATCCTGCCTAAAATACAGGTAAGCCACCCCACAGCCCCGTGCATTTCCCTGCACGTTCCTGGCCAGCACAGATCCATAATCCCTGACCCcaaaagcagcactgcagctccccCAGGTCCCACATCCCCTGTGGAATGCGGTGGTGATGGGAGGATCCGCTTTAAAACAGGATGCACAAGGGGATGTTGTGATCCTTCCTTCCAAGGATAGCTCTGCCCTGTTTTAATTGCACAGAAAACGCGCcgagcacagaggggaaaatcTCAGCTCGGGTTTCCAGGAGTGGGTCAGCTGGTTCAGCCGCTCTTggattacagagaaaaaaaagtcactgaAGGAACATCACTCCGGTTGCAGCTCTGACTTATTgttctctcagtgcctgcagcgATTTTGTTTTTGAAGAGCTGAGAACAGAGTGTACTGAGTGCGGCTGGCACACGAACTTGATGTGCTGACAGCAATTTGTACTCAGATTAAAAACGGAGAAGGAGGAGGGGTGTGGGGGGAAAGGATGTAACAAAAGCTGGAATGCCAGAtttcagctgcagcacaggttttagggagcagagctgggatttaGGGTCTGTAAAACTTAAAGCCTATAAAAACCCGGAGGTGCTTGCTCCTGGAAGAGTGATTTATTCCAGCCTAATTCCAGCACCTCCCAAACCACACAGCTGAGGTAAACCATGGACTGCTGTGCCACCCCCGGCACAGTGACCACTGCTCAGACAGTAGAATTTGAgtcaaaatctcatttttccctAAAAGAGAGTCAGGTTAGAAGAACCATCCACTTAAAGCTGCGAGCTTGGTAAGCTCTCACAGCTCAGATTCAATCTCTCAGTTGATAAAGGGACTTTAGGATCTTTGTGTACAGGAGCTCTGGAATTAAGAAATGAAAGTAAATGTGTCCCATATGGAGcaagccctgtgtgtgtgtctgagcagttcttagaaaggaaaaaaacctaaatctCAGTCtgccctcccctgtccagccccACGAAATGATGGGACCAGAAGAGGGAGAGCCCAATGGGATGTGAGCTCCTCATCCTCCCACATCAGCTGAGACCACCTCTGCCTCAGCAAACCCCTTGTAATAATTTCCTTCCCCCCACCATCAGCAGCCCTGTGGCCataagggaaggaaaaagcccCATTCTGTAAGAAATGGGGGacacccccccaaaaacaccaTCAACAGTGGAATGAGGAGGCCAAAGAAACTGCTGAGTGTCCCAAACACTGAGCAAGAGCTCAGAGGAGcatccccagctgctctccagcccacCTGGCCCTGGATGGACGTCACTGCATCCATGTcactgctcagggcagggatcAGCTCAGGACGgagccctgcctgtcccacagGGACCAGCACTCACTCTCCACTGTGGCTCCTTCATTGGGGTTGGAGTAACCTTCCCCCTTCCTCTTGATCCTCCGGATGATCCCTCCATCCTCAAACAAGTCCTCGCCCTTGAAGTCAAGCAGCTCGAcctaaaaaataataaagggaAAAAGTGGGCAGAGAgtagggaaggggaaaggagaagagaaaaacaacagAGAGCCACAAAGCAGCAGTTCATCCCCTGGCTGGAGAAGCAAGCCAGCTAATTCTCCTTTCAGCTGACGAGCAGAAGTTGCCCATAAAAACCCAGATCCAAAAACCACAGCATAATACACAGGATTTATTAGAATCTGGGACACATCCAGTACCTGAAGCATAGCACAAAGTAACAGCAAAAATAAGTTTATCAAACCTGTAAGGGTACAACACAGCTGATGCTGTGAAAGTCCCCCAGAGTGAGCAGGAGCTTCCCCTTCATCCTCTGATGGGACCTGCTCTGACCCCAGCTTAGTTCACACTTGGAAGGCCTGAGCTTTAATTTAGGACAGACTCCCTCCTCCTTCCATGTCCCAAagagccctgcccagggagccctcTGTGCCAAACCCTTACCTTTCCTACCACCCCTCAGCACTAATGGTTTTCTAGCACCTGGAGGCATttcccagctgctctctccttcccttgTGCATGTTGAAAGCAGGAATCTGCccactccctgccccagcaccaggATTCTGCTCAACTGGAGTTTCAGTCCCAGCCTTCCAGCTCAGACACACATTTCTGAGAAAGCCCTGGCAGCAGTTCCTGGAGCAGAGGGACACGTTTCAGGAATCCAagttggcttgttgttttttttgttcttgttgtggatttttttgttgtttgggctttgtttttttatttatttattattattaataataatttttttattttttatttctgagctGGCTGGCAAGGCAGAAAGGGAGGGAGCTGGCTGGCTCACCAGCATTACTTGCCTCAAAGAAGAGGGTGGCAttggaggggattttgggggcacTGCCAGCTGAGCCGTAGGCGTACTCAGGTTTGCAGAGCAGGTAGCAGATCTCTCCCTTCTTCATGGTGGCCACCCCAATGTCCCATGCCTTGATGACCTGACCTAGGAGGAAGGCAGGTGTCAGGCAGGAGGGAGCAAGCAGCAAACCCAGCAAGGACGCACCCAGAACAAAACAACCCCACATTCCCCAGGGACCTAAGGTAGGGTTGATGCTGTCCAGCTGTCCTGCAGCAGGTTCAGGGGTGAtcctgggctgatccccccCTCCAGCatcccctggagcagctcacCCTTGCCCAGGCTGAAGATGAAGGGCTCGTTCCGATCGCGGCTGGAGTCGAACTTCTTCCCGTTGGCCAATTTCCCTTTGTAGTGCACATAGACCTTGTCCCCAATCATGGGACACTCATCCTCACTCCCAGGTCTCTTAATGATCTGAGAGAGAGAAATCACCCTTGAGCTGGGGCCGTGGATGCATATGGAAAGGGAGGGAGATACACACAGGCATTTACAttagaaaatatatatgtacacatatagaccccagtgctgccctgagTAACAGGAGGGAGCTACTCAATTTGCCCCTAAATTTTCCCATCATCAGCTCCTAAAAACAAATCTCAAAGTGGAGCCACAGCAGTGGAGCTGgactgggctgggagcagagacCAGTCCACACTGGGACTGGATAAACACCATGGCTCCAAACCTGCAGTGAGCACAGCTCCACTCACTCTGTCCATACACATTTTACTCACAGGGGTGTGTCAGCTCACTACTCACTCCTTGTCAACACTTTtttctgcaggctgcagccGGGAACAAGCAGTTCTCgagctgaggatggagcagGGGAGGATGCTATTCTTGGAGGAAAGGTCCTATTCAAGTGGAGAAGTGTAAGTGCTGAGGAGCAGAACTATCCAGAAACGGCCCTGAATATGAAAAAGGGGCTGTGGAGCAGACTGGATGACCTCAGTAATGTGCTCTTTCTAATGTTTGTGAGTCACACACAGAAATGCTTTGTGGATTTACAGCTAATAATCTGATTAGGAACACAATAGCAGTGAAATTCAcggagcagcctgggcccaCCAGCCTCAACCACCACTCCATTCTCCTTTGCTCATCCTCTTTGCCTTGGAAATGAAAGAACTCAACCCTAGAGCCCTGGAGGTGTGACCCTGAGGGCTGGGGTGACCTGCACCCCAaagggcaggagggcaggacagtgcATATCCCCCTCACCTTCAGAACCCCTCGGTCCTTGGATGGGGTGATGTCCTCGCCACgctcagccagagctgctgcctgcacctcCCCTTCACTCTTGGTGGCCTCATCAGTGGTCATGGTCTCCTTGGACCTGGGGGGGCACAGCACAAACCCCGTCAGCCCGGCGGGTGGTGGAGGAGGAAAGGGTTTGTGACCCTGCATGGAAACACAACGCACAAATGAAGCACTTTCCCCAAAAATTAAAGCAAGCCCAACACCAAAAGAATTCCAGCTATTTGGGTGGATGAAGAGAAAATTCATAGCAGaatgggggatttttgggcaaACTGCTGGAGCACTGTGCTCCCAAATGTCACCACATAGGCAGCCAAGGTGCCAGAAAAGCCACGTTTTCCATTGAACACAGACTTTTTCCAATGGTTCTTGGTGAAAAAAAGAATTGCCTACAGTTTCAGCAACATATTTCCTGATGATTTCCTTCAGACCATGGGGCTATTTTGGTAGCTGCACTGCTGGGCGACACATCATCAAGGAAACATGTGACGGAGAATTAGAAAGCGATGGGATTTTTAAGACATAAACCAGATCTATTAAAGCCACTGTAATTGTGAAACTTTCCCACAGTCTTCAgctggtggaagctgatgttaACCAGCAGGAGAAATCATTCATTTGGGGGACTCAAAAAGAGCAAAGAAAGGATGTTTTCAGCTCCAAGGAGAGATAAGTCGCGCTGCGAGAAGAATTGCTTTCCTCGCACCCGGGTGGAAAGGGAAGGACTGGAGCCCGGcccccccagcacaggaagccACTGAGACACAAAGAGCCCTGAAATGGaagaagcaaagagaaaaataagggAACTACTTGTTGCAAGGCTCAATTATCACAGCCTTTCGGGCGGTATTTAATGGGATTCTGCTCCCCTTGCTCTGCGCTGCTGGGGTTTCAGAtggggacatcttttttaaaaaaagcatttaaaaagcaaagcaacatGTGGTGAGACCCATTATCTCACAGGTGTTTATTGGAAAATATGCCATGGGATGCTTTGGGAGAAATGTTTGATGATGTGGGTGGTGAAGCAGTGATTACCCAAAGGGGTGATGGGGGCCCCGTTCCTGGGAATATTTGggtgagcaacctggtctagtggaaggtgcccctgctcATGGTGGAGGgctggactagatggcctttaaagcTTCCTCCCAATGCAAACCATCCCACGATTCAATGACTTGGGTGCTGGGATGCTCTCCAAGCCACCACAGCCTTCCTCTTGGAgaggagtgaggaggaggaggaggtgcccATCCCAGCACGGGCATGGCACCAgttcccagcacagatcccctgcagcaccagggccaCATCATCCATAACCCACCCACCAGGACCAGGAGGAGcccaaaaagcagcaaagcttGCCCAAGCATCACCCCCTTGTAGGGACAGAACCTCCCCAGCTCCACCAAGCAGCCACGGCTGGGATGCAGGAGACGGACAGGGAGGTGCTGGCTCCGGCTTGCCAGTTGCTAAATCCCACCAAGAGACATCTAAAAATACACCCTACGCATCCTTCTCATTATTTTTCTACGTAAGCAATTAGAGGAGTCATCCAGGGAAGCTGGCCAAGGCGGGCGGGAGGGGAGAGCTCTGCgtcagcagccctgggagggaaggagcccacaggagccagCTCTGGAGATGTGGAGATGTGGCCCTGGTTAGGAAAGAGCCcccaggagccagccctggggatgTGGCCCTCGTTAGGAAAGAGCTCCCGGCTCCCCCGTGCAGCACAAACGGCTCCAAGTAGGTTAGAGAAAAGAGTGCACTGCTCTCACTTATCTCCCATTTGGAGCAACAGGAGCAGGCTGGCCAGGGGCCAAAATCACAATTAATTTGAAACAAACAGTTgtagggcaaaaaaaaaaaaaaaaaaaaaaatatctgctaCTCCCTGAAGTTTAAATAGAGAGCAGGCAGGGATGTCACCGAGCACAGCCAGCTTGCTGGTGGTGTCAGAGCCTGAATCTTCTTGTTTGTGTACTCTGGATAAGGGAGGGCATTAATTAACTAATTACTCTGTGCAAAAGCCCCTGGGTGATTCTGACATCCCAAGCAAGTCCTGTTTTCTTGTTGCTGCTGCTACCCACAAGATTAATGCTGTA from the Zonotrichia albicollis isolate bZonAlb1 chromosome 28, bZonAlb1.hap1, whole genome shotgun sequence genome contains:
- the FKBP5 gene encoding peptidyl-prolyl cis-trans isomerase FKBP5 isoform X2; this encodes MTTDEATKSEGEVQAAALAERGEDITPSKDRGVLKIIKRPGSEDECPMIGDKVYVHYKGKLANGKKFDSSRDRNEPFIFSLGKGQVIKAWDIGVATMKKGEICYLLCKPEYAYGSAGSAPKIPSNATLFFEVELLDFKGEDLFEDGGIIRRIKRKGEGYSNPNEGATVEIHLEGFCGGHRFDCKDVKFVVGEGEDHDIPIGIDKALEKMQRGEHCILYLSPRYGFGEAGKPKFGIQGNAELVYEVTLKSFEKAKESWEMDTKEKLEQAAVVKEKGTMYFKEGKYLQAVIQYGKIVSWLEMEYGLSEKESKASDSFLLAAFLNLAMCYLKLREYAKAVECCDKALGLDQDNEKGLYRRGEARLLMNEFELAKCDFQKVLEVNPQNKAAKSQISVCQKKTKEHNERDRRIYANMFTKFAERDAKEAASKTGAGKAAEKAACGKGPKTAGAEGEEAEGHV
- the FKBP5 gene encoding peptidyl-prolyl cis-trans isomerase FKBP5 isoform X1, which produces MVARSKETMTTDEATKSEGEVQAAALAERGEDITPSKDRGVLKIIKRPGSEDECPMIGDKVYVHYKGKLANGKKFDSSRDRNEPFIFSLGKGQVIKAWDIGVATMKKGEICYLLCKPEYAYGSAGSAPKIPSNATLFFEVELLDFKGEDLFEDGGIIRRIKRKGEGYSNPNEGATVEIHLEGFCGGHRFDCKDVKFVVGEGEDHDIPIGIDKALEKMQRGEHCILYLSPRYGFGEAGKPKFGIQGNAELVYEVTLKSFEKAKESWEMDTKEKLEQAAVVKEKGTMYFKEGKYLQAVIQYGKIVSWLEMEYGLSEKESKASDSFLLAAFLNLAMCYLKLREYAKAVECCDKALGLDQDNEKGLYRRGEARLLMNEFELAKCDFQKVLEVNPQNKAAKSQISVCQKKTKEHNERDRRIYANMFTKFAERDAKEAASKTGAGKAAEKAACGKGPKTAGAEGEEAEGHV